One part of the Candidatus Desulfatibia profunda genome encodes these proteins:
- a CDS encoding endonuclease/exonuclease/phosphatase family protein yields the protein MPRAFKRLIAVVTINFLLAACTAFHPAAIQPEKIFGTGPDPVLESGQNIKLMSWNVQYMAGKNYVFFYDLLDGSGPDKRPTAVDIAATLKEVARVIRAENPDIILLQEVDDNARRTDYQDQLALLLELIPADYKFHASALYWKSSFVPHPKIMGRVGMKLSTISKYHIAASHRHQLPLRRVSAIRQRFELKRAVLETRLAVKGAKDFMVMNTHLSAFAQGEDTMQRQVEQLRHLLDQYTKEGSAWILGGDFNLLPPGDAFQRLPDHQRLYYREKSELELLTSAYPSVPSLEEANADSFEKWYTHFANDSRVTGPDRTIDYIFYAHNLKLGQHRVIQEGTLHISDHLPVVAEFIIPP from the coding sequence ATGCCAAGAGCCTTTAAACGACTTATCGCCGTTGTTACGATCAATTTTCTATTGGCGGCCTGCACCGCCTTTCATCCGGCTGCCATCCAGCCTGAAAAGATTTTCGGGACCGGGCCTGATCCCGTTTTGGAATCTGGACAAAACATTAAGTTGATGTCATGGAACGTGCAATATATGGCCGGTAAAAATTATGTATTTTTTTACGATTTACTTGACGGCAGCGGTCCGGACAAGCGGCCGACGGCCGTGGATATCGCTGCTACCTTGAAAGAGGTTGCGCGGGTCATTCGGGCAGAAAACCCGGACATTATTTTACTTCAGGAGGTTGACGACAACGCCCGCCGCACCGACTATCAGGATCAACTGGCACTTCTTTTGGAACTGATCCCGGCCGATTATAAATTTCACGCCTCGGCCCTTTACTGGAAATCCTCCTTTGTTCCCCATCCCAAAATCATGGGCCGGGTGGGAATGAAACTTTCTACAATTTCAAAATATCACATCGCCGCATCGCACCGCCATCAATTGCCCTTAAGAAGGGTCAGCGCCATAAGGCAGCGGTTTGAATTGAAACGGGCCGTTCTGGAAACACGCCTGGCGGTGAAAGGCGCTAAAGATTTTATGGTGATGAACACCCATCTTTCGGCGTTTGCGCAAGGCGAAGATACCATGCAGCGTCAGGTTGAGCAGCTTAGACATCTGCTGGATCAATACACTAAAGAAGGATCGGCCTGGATCCTGGGCGGCGATTTTAACCTGCTGCCTCCCGGCGATGCCTTCCAGCGCCTGCCGGATCATCAGAGATTGTATTACCGGGAAAAGAGCGAACTTGAGCTGTTGACTTCGGCCTATCCGTCGGTTCCGAGCCTGGAAGAAGCTAACGCTGATTCTTTTGAAAAATGGTACACGCACTTTGCCAACGATTCCAGGGTTACCGGGCCGGACCGCACCATCGACTATATCTTCTATGCGCACAACTTGAAACTGGGCCAGCACCGCGTGATTCAAGAGGGAACGCTGCATATCTCCGATCATCTGCCGGTTGTGGCGGAGTTTATCATACCTCCTTAG
- a CDS encoding ABC transporter permease encodes MGLPLSYSFRNLLTRRLTTVLTAAGMALVVFAFAAIVMLAEGLQKTLIETGAFDNVVVIRRSSGSEVQSGIDRIQAAIVETQPEAAFGSSGKRLIAKEMVVLINLHKRRTNSQANVLIRGISENSLWLRPQVKLAAGRPPKPGLLEIMVGASVAKRFKGVQLGEKLSFATRAWTVVGIFEAGNTGFSSEIWGDADQLMQAFRRPVYSSIIFRLRNSAEFETLKQRIETDPRLTLEAKRETTYYKEQSEALAKFLRILGVSLTIVFSLGAVVGAMITMYAAVANRTGEIGTLRALGFKRTSILTAFLVESLILGLIGGCAGLFFASFLQFFTVSTTNFQTFSELAFSFALTFEIISEALAFSLIMGLAGGLLPAFRASRMNIVEALREA; translated from the coding sequence GTGGGGCTTCCGCTTTCTTACAGTTTCCGGAACCTGCTGACGCGACGGCTGACTACGGTGTTGACTGCTGCGGGCATGGCCCTGGTGGTCTTTGCTTTCGCCGCCATCGTGATGCTCGCTGAAGGGTTGCAAAAAACCCTGATCGAGACGGGAGCGTTCGATAATGTCGTTGTCATCCGCCGCTCCTCCGGTTCCGAGGTGCAAAGCGGCATCGACCGGATCCAGGCCGCCATCGTGGAAACTCAGCCGGAGGCGGCTTTCGGGTCAAGCGGGAAAAGGCTTATCGCCAAAGAAATGGTGGTACTCATCAATTTGCATAAGCGCAGGACCAACAGCCAGGCGAATGTGCTCATCAGAGGAATTTCGGAAAACTCCCTTTGGTTGCGGCCCCAGGTGAAATTGGCGGCCGGCCGGCCGCCTAAACCGGGCTTGCTGGAAATTATGGTGGGAGCAAGCGTTGCCAAACGGTTCAAAGGCGTTCAGCTCGGCGAGAAGCTTTCTTTTGCGACACGCGCCTGGACGGTGGTCGGTATCTTTGAGGCCGGCAACACCGGTTTCAGTTCCGAAATCTGGGGGGATGCAGACCAACTCATGCAGGCCTTCCGCCGGCCCGTTTACTCATCGATCATTTTCAGGCTGCGTAATTCTGCGGAGTTTGAAACGCTCAAGCAACGCATCGAAACCGACCCCCGCCTGACCTTGGAAGCCAAGCGGGAGACGACCTATTATAAAGAACAGTCAGAAGCGTTGGCGAAGTTTCTGCGAATCCTCGGCGTTTCCCTCACCATCGTTTTCTCCCTTGGCGCCGTCGTGGGGGCCATGATCACCATGTACGCCGCGGTGGCAAACCGAACCGGGGAAATCGGTACCCTCAGAGCTCTGGGCTTCAAACGCACCAGCATTTTAACGGCATTTCTGGTGGAATCGCTCATTCTCGGTCTTATTGGCGGGTGCGCAGGTCTTTTTTTCGCCTCTTTTTTACAGTTTTTCACCGTATCCACCACCAACTTTCAGACGTTTTCCGAGCTGGCCTTCAGCTTTGCGCTTACCTTTGAAATTATCAGCGAGGCCTTGGCGTTTTCCTTAATCATGGGATTGGCAGGAGGCCTGCTGCCTGCGTTCAGAGCGTCACGGATGAATATAGTGGAAGCATTGCGAGAAGCCTAA